In the Salmo trutta chromosome 33, fSalTru1.1, whole genome shotgun sequence genome, one interval contains:
- the LOC115172164 gene encoding G-protein coupled receptor family C group 6 member A-like, translating into MWVLLLLIVTVTSIVSEPSCSVNNNPCHIYVPGDVVVGGLFPVYLQVETNGSTIPPQKTCIDYDVQMFLRSQVMIYAIQELNRSQMLPNVSVGYEIYDTCGDVTNTIRATLSMMEDIQGQGVKPNVTKPHVKVVIGERYSEKSIVVARLLALPSVAQISYSSTSELLSRKCKFPSFLRTVSSDEHQTIAIAELVRHLNWESVGVIGSDDEYGKYGAERLIDLFNDRKLCVDFKEILSANFLLNGTRMQTELAMLMSKIRSSSAEAIVIFTSDMNVRIILKEVLRMGISRIWIACDTWSTNKEFSKMPDIQKVGRVFGFIPKRNKVPGFHDYVRDSMFQSKAHNSFIHEFMCHYPPCPDSLVDESVLNCTLPDTKSQSEGGGRTCLDRRCLLKYIDEDESYYIYLAVKVVAQGLRSLLNCNNVRCKRNASFAVWELLEELKRVNFIVDNTTHIAFDEHGDPTTGYDIVEWNMSDSENRMITVGEYRPNEPIQIREHLIREFENVTVTFANCSKTCNPGYELTSTINSCCKACLPCGHGYISTGGGKKCMACHPESEYTSSDMDRCLMKTIDYLGWTDAFTIVLLSFDVLGIVVSLLVTILFAVDRRTPIVKSTGGYLSFLELLSLLTCFCCISMFLGEPTKTTCLAGLPLFGMAFTVCVSCILANLLQIFVGFTFDLRVTVGDKLKRLNRPIAVVTCCSAVQVAVCVLWLTYAPPFIVESSRFDEATILLECNIGSKTLFGAMLTYIALLAVVCFLFAFKGKQLPDLYKNASFVSISMMIFLVVWIVFIPVYINMSGKYQQAIEAAAILVSNYSVLCCHFAPKCYIMLFRKELNNENAITNYIRKHYEQKGMAVVNK; encoded by the exons ATGTGGGTCTTGTTGCTCTTAATTGTGACTGTAACCTCAATAGTCTCGGAACCTTCTTGTTCAGTCAACAACAATCCTTGTCATATTTATGTCCCTGGGGACGTTGTTGTGGGTGGACTTTTTCCTGTTTACCTGCAGGTGGAAACTAATGGATCCACGATTCCTCCTCAAAAGACTTGCATTGA TTACGACGTGCAGATGTTCCTCCGATCGCAAGTGATGATTTATGCCATCCAAGAGCTAAACAGGTCTCAGATGTTGCCCAATGTGAGTGTCGGATATGAAATATACGACACCTGCGGGGATGTAACTAATACCATCAGAGCAACACTGAGCATGATGGAGGACATCCAGGGGCAAGGGGTGAAGCCTAATGTAACCAAACCACATGTTAAAGTGGTAATTGGGGAGAGGTATTCAGAGAAGTCAATAGTTGTTGCCCGTCTACTAGCTCTACCTTCAGTGGCTCAG ATCAGTTATTCATCAACAAGTGAGTTGCTCAGTAGGAAGTGCAAGTTCCCCTCGTTTCTGCGAACGGTCTCCAGTGATGAGCATCAGACCATAGCGATCGCTGAGTTGGTGAGGCATCTCAACTGGGAGAGCGTAGGAGTGATAGGCAGTGACGATGAGTACGGCAAGTATGGCGCCGAGAGGCTGATTGATCTCTTCAATGACAGGAAACTGTGTGTGGACTTCAAGGAGATCCTATCAGCAAACTTTTTACTCAACGGGACCAGAATGCAAACAGAATTGGCCATGCTCATGTCAAAGATTCGCAGTTCGTCTGCTGAGGCTATTGTCATTTTCACATCTGATATGAATGTTAGGATCATCCTCAAAGAGGTCCTTAGAATGGGGATCAGCAGAATTTGGATAGCATGTGACACTTGGTCCACCAACAAGGAGTTTTCTAAAATGCCCGATATTCAAAAGGTTGGGAGGGTATTTGGATTCATTCCTAAGAGAAACAAGGTGCCGGGCTTTCATGACTACGTCCGTGACTCTATGTTCCAAAGTAAAGCCCATAACAGCTTTATCCATGAATTTATGTGTCATTATCCTCCATGTCCCGATTCCTTGGTAGATGAAAGTGTGCTGAACTGTACATTACCCGACACCAAATCCCAGTCAGAGGGTGGTGGAAGGACATGCCTGGACAGAAGGTGCTTATTGAAGTACATTGACGAGGATGAGTCTTATTACATCTATCTAGCGGTCAAAGTCGTTGCTCAGGGGCTGAGAAGCCTGCTGAACTGCAACAATGTAAGGTGTAAACGAAATGCCAGTTTTGCTGTTTGGGAG CTTCTTGAGGAACTCAAGCGGGTTAACTTCATAGTGGACAATACCACACACATAGCTTTCGATGAACATGGTGACCCTACTACAGGATATGACATCGTAGAGTGGAACATGTCAGATTCAGAAAATCGGATGATAACCGTTGGAGAGTATAGGCCTAATGAACCCATCCAGATCAGAGAGCATCTCATCAGAGAGTTCGAAAATGTTACG GTGACTTTTGCCAACTGCAGTAAGACATGTAATCCAGGATATGAGTTAACTTCAACGATAAACTCCTGCTGCAAGGCGTGTTTACCTTGCGGTCATGGATACATTTCTACCGGAGGTG GTAAGAAGTGCATGGCCTGTCATCCAGAGAGTGAGTacacatcctcagacatggacaGATGTTTGATGAAAACCATTGACTACCTGGGGTGGACTGACGCTTTCACCATTGTTCTGCTCTCATTTGATGTCTTGGGGATTGTTGTCAGCCTTCTGGTGACCATTTTGTTTGCCGTGGATCGAAGAACACCCATAGTGAAATCCACTGGAGGCTACCTCAGCTTCCTGGAGCTGCTGTCCCTGCTGACCTGCTTCTGCTGTATCAGTATGTTCCTGGGGGAGCCAACAAAGACCACCTGCCTTGCGGGTCTCCCACTCTTTGGTATGGCCTTCACTGTCTGCGTGTCCTGCATCCTGGCCAACCTGCTCCAGATCTTTGTGGGCTTCACTTTCGATCTGAGGGTTACAGTCGGCGACAAACTGAAGCGCCTCAACCGACCCATCGCTGTGGTAACGTGCTGCTCGGCGGTCCAGGTGGCCGTGTGCGTGCTGTGGCTAACCTACGCCCCACCGTTCATTGTTGAAAGCAGCAGGTTCGACGAGGCCACCATCCTTCTGGAGTGCAACATAGGTTCCAAAACGCTCTTTGGCGCCATGTTGACTTACATTGCCCTGCTGGCAGTGGTCTGCTTCCTGTTTGCTTTCAAAGGGAAGCAGTTGCCAGATTTGTATAAGAACGCCAGTTTTGTTTCCATCAGCATGATGATTTTCCTGGTGGTTTGGATCGTCTTCATCCCTGTCTACATCAACATGTCGGGGAAGTACCAGCAGGCCATCGAGGCGGCGGCCATATTGGTGTCCAATTACAGCGTCCTCTGCTGTCACTTTGCTCCCAAGTGCTACATCATGCTCTTCAGGAAGGAGCTCAACAACGAGAATGCCATCACAAATTACATCCggaaacactatgaacagaaggGCATGGCTGTTGTCAACaaatag